Proteins co-encoded in one Capnocytophaga ochracea DSM 7271 genomic window:
- the porD gene encoding type IX secretion system protein PorD: protein MRKITLFLALIASSFSFSQELNAVVTVNTQQVNLSNRSVFKTLEKSLQEFINQTRWTDLKVRENERIRCSFTLVINKFENSHYEASLLVQSSRPVYNSAYQSPVFNLQDKEVAFDYQEFAPLTFNENAFESNLTSVIAYYAYLLLGFDADTFAENAGRPYFLKAQQIANIAQNSSYTGWADNGKNNRFLLINELISENYTDYHKALYQYHRLGLDIMSTDEKGGKEAIQNAIILLEKIPSLRLSSYAMILFFNAKTDEIASIYSGGMIFNTKMLKEALMKLAPTQVTKWNEIK, encoded by the coding sequence ATGAGAAAAATAACACTCTTTTTAGCCCTAATTGCCAGCTCATTTTCTTTCTCACAAGAGTTGAATGCCGTGGTAACGGTCAATACACAACAGGTAAATTTAAGTAATCGCTCAGTCTTTAAGACCTTAGAAAAATCTTTGCAAGAATTTATCAATCAAACCCGTTGGACAGATTTAAAAGTGCGCGAAAACGAACGTATCCGTTGTAGTTTTACTCTGGTGATTAATAAGTTTGAAAATTCGCATTATGAAGCAAGTCTTTTGGTGCAATCTTCTCGTCCTGTATACAATTCAGCTTATCAATCTCCTGTATTTAACTTGCAAGATAAAGAAGTAGCTTTTGACTATCAAGAGTTTGCTCCTCTTACCTTCAATGAAAATGCCTTTGAGTCGAACCTCACTTCGGTAATAGCTTACTATGCCTATTTGCTATTAGGGTTCGATGCTGATACGTTTGCTGAAAATGCAGGGAGACCTTATTTCTTAAAGGCACAACAAATTGCTAATATAGCACAAAACAGTAGTTATACAGGTTGGGCAGATAATGGTAAAAACAACCGATTCTTGTTAATAAATGAGCTCATTTCAGAAAATTACACTGATTATCACAAAGCTTTATACCAATACCATCGTTTGGGCTTAGATATAATGAGCACCGATGAGAAAGGCGGAAAAGAAGCTATCCAGAATGCTATTATTTTACTTGAAAAAATACCGAGCCTACGGTTGAGCTCCTATGCAATGATATTGTTTTTTAATGCAAAAACTGATGAAATTGCCTCTATTTACTCAGGTGGAATGATTTTTAATACCAAAATGCTAAAAGAAGCCTTAATGAAATTAGCTCCCACCCAAGTAACTAAGTGGAATGAAATAAAATAA
- the ribB gene encoding 3,4-dihydroxy-2-butanone-4-phosphate synthase encodes MNNIKLNSIEEAVEDIKKGKVVIVVDDENRENEGDFIAAAEKVTPEMINFMITNGRGLVCTPLTEKRCAELDLPMMVQNNTVLHETQFTVSVDLKGQGCTTGISAFDRAKTIQALVDPKTTPFDLGRPGHIFPLRAKEGGVLRRTGHTEATIDLTRIAGLKPAGILVEILNEDGTMARLPQLVEVAKKFDLKIISIEDLIAYRMRKDTLVIKKEDFLLQTPYGEFRLRAYEQTTNKQIHLAFTQGTWKADEPVLTRVHSSFISNDILEVIAGDKDNPLERIFRKINEEGKGAVIVINKEGYSKTLLQHITEIKEHQTGHPLPQVGKDTKDIGMGAQILNDLGIRKLRLLTNSKNASNYVGMSGYGLEITEEIPY; translated from the coding sequence ATGAATAATATTAAACTAAACAGCATTGAAGAAGCTGTTGAAGATATAAAAAAAGGAAAGGTCGTTATTGTAGTAGATGATGAAAATCGCGAAAATGAAGGCGATTTTATTGCTGCTGCTGAAAAGGTAACTCCTGAGATGATTAATTTTATGATTACCAACGGTCGAGGGTTAGTCTGTACTCCTCTTACTGAAAAACGCTGTGCTGAGCTTGATCTTCCGATGATGGTGCAAAACAACACCGTACTACACGAGACTCAGTTTACTGTTTCAGTAGATTTAAAAGGTCAGGGTTGTACTACCGGTATTTCAGCTTTCGACCGAGCTAAAACTATTCAAGCATTAGTAGACCCAAAGACCACTCCTTTCGACTTAGGGCGTCCTGGACATATATTCCCTTTACGCGCTAAAGAAGGCGGAGTACTTCGCCGTACAGGACACACAGAAGCAACTATTGACCTCACTCGTATTGCGGGACTAAAACCTGCCGGTATTTTAGTAGAAATCTTAAATGAAGATGGTACGATGGCACGATTACCTCAGTTGGTGGAAGTAGCTAAGAAATTCGACCTTAAAATCATTTCTATTGAAGACCTTATTGCTTATCGTATGCGCAAAGACACACTTGTGATAAAGAAAGAAGATTTCTTGTTGCAAACCCCTTATGGAGAATTCCGCTTGCGCGCCTATGAACAAACTACTAACAAGCAAATACACTTAGCCTTTACACAAGGCACTTGGAAAGCAGATGAACCTGTGCTTACGCGCGTTCATTCATCATTTATCAGTAATGATATTCTGGAAGTTATAGCAGGAGATAAGGACAACCCTCTTGAACGCATTTTCAGAAAAATTAATGAGGAAGGCAAAGGAGCTGTGATAGTAATTAATAAAGAAGGTTATTCGAAAACGTTATTACAGCACATTACCGAAATCAAAGAACACCAAACAGGGCACCCTCTTCCTCAAGTAGGTAAAGATACCAAAGATATTGGGATGGGAGCTCAAATACTCAACGATTTAGGTATTAGGAAACTTCGATTACTTACCAACTCTAAAAATGCGTCTAATTACGTAGGAATGTCAGGCTACGGTCTTGAAATTACGGAAGAGATACCGTATTAA
- a CDS encoding helicase HerA-like domain-containing protein has protein sequence MAKIDSFKETMLAGYSFKGDYITLGGAIYEGQPIENVLVNLPLKTLNRHGLIAGATGTGKTKTLQVIAENLSKKGVPVLLMDLKGDLSGIAESGEVKPFILERLGKIGLDFQPQAFPTELLTISEQKGVRMRATVSEFGSVLLSRILDLSDVQEGVLAVVFKYCDDHALPLLDLKDLKKILQYATDEGKTDFEKEYGAVSKSSTSAILRKIVELEHQGAELFFGERSFEPADLMRTNAQGEGYVNIIRLTDIQDRPKMFSTFMLSLLAEIYTTFPEEGDMSKPKLVIFIDEAHLIFNEASKTLLNQLENIVKLIRSKGVGLIFCTQNPTDIPDAILSQLGMKVQHALRAFTAKDRKAIKLIAENYPSSEFYDTTDTLTSLGTGEALVTVLNEKGIPTPLVDTMMRAPMSRMDILSDSEIEALVGRSELVRKYNEVIDRESAYEILNKKIEDVRKEEEKQKEAKEAEKASAPKPSTQKTTTKRSGTNPLIKMVTSASFVRGVLGILNKIIKK, from the coding sequence ATGGCTAAAATAGATTCTTTTAAAGAAACAATGCTCGCTGGATACTCGTTTAAAGGTGATTACATTACCTTAGGAGGGGCTATCTACGAAGGGCAACCTATTGAAAACGTATTGGTAAATTTACCTTTAAAAACACTTAACCGCCACGGGCTTATCGCAGGAGCTACGGGTACAGGTAAAACTAAAACTCTGCAAGTTATCGCCGAAAACCTTTCTAAAAAAGGTGTTCCTGTATTGCTAATGGACTTAAAAGGCGACCTCAGTGGTATTGCTGAATCTGGTGAAGTAAAGCCTTTTATCTTAGAACGTTTAGGTAAGATAGGCTTAGACTTTCAACCACAGGCATTCCCCACCGAACTACTGACCATTTCGGAGCAAAAAGGTGTGCGTATGCGTGCTACTGTATCAGAATTTGGCTCTGTGCTACTTTCACGCATTTTAGACCTAAGCGATGTGCAAGAAGGTGTTTTGGCAGTGGTTTTCAAATACTGCGATGACCACGCACTACCCTTGTTAGACCTAAAAGATTTAAAGAAAATACTTCAATATGCCACTGATGAAGGAAAGACCGACTTCGAGAAAGAGTACGGAGCGGTTTCTAAGTCCTCAACAAGTGCTATCTTGCGTAAAATTGTGGAATTAGAGCATCAAGGTGCTGAACTTTTTTTCGGCGAGCGCAGTTTTGAACCAGCTGACTTAATGAGAACCAATGCACAGGGCGAAGGTTATGTAAACATCATTCGCCTTACAGACATTCAAGACCGTCCTAAGATGTTCTCGACCTTTATGTTGAGTCTTTTGGCTGAAATTTACACTACTTTCCCCGAAGAAGGCGATATGTCGAAACCTAAGTTGGTTATCTTTATCGACGAAGCGCACCTTATTTTCAATGAGGCTTCCAAAACGCTTCTCAACCAATTAGAGAACATTGTAAAGCTCATACGTTCAAAAGGTGTGGGACTTATTTTCTGTACTCAAAACCCTACCGATATCCCCGATGCGATACTTTCTCAGTTGGGTATGAAGGTACAACACGCTCTGCGTGCTTTTACTGCTAAAGACCGTAAAGCCATTAAGCTGATTGCAGAGAACTATCCTTCATCAGAATTTTACGACACTACCGATACGCTTACTTCCTTAGGAACAGGAGAAGCACTGGTAACAGTACTGAACGAAAAAGGAATACCTACTCCATTGGTAGACACAATGATGCGCGCACCGATGAGTAGAATGGATATCCTTAGTGATAGTGAAATTGAAGCGTTGGTAGGGCGTTCGGAGTTAGTGCGCAAATACAACGAAGTTATCGACCGTGAAAGCGCTTATGAAATCTTGAATAAGAAAATAGAGGACGTGCGAAAAGAGGAAGAGAAGCAAAAAGAAGCTAAGGAAGCCGAAAAAGCTTCTGCTCCTAAGCCCAGTACACAAAAAACCACTACTAAGCGTTCGGGTACTAATCCTTTGATAAAAATGGTTACAAGTGCGTCGTTCGTGAGAGGTGTTTTAGGAATATTAAATAAAATCATCAAGAAATAA
- the murB gene encoding UDP-N-acetylmuramate dehydrogenase: MQIPNTFNLKVQAEKYIPIHSEKELISALQEYHNPFVLGGGSNMLLTKNITQPVFHILLKGISTVKETDEYIWLKAQAGENWHQFVRYTLQQGYGGLENLSLIYGNVGTTPVQNIGAYGVEIKDVMESCETIEIHTLQKRIFTNAECAFAYRESIFKGKEKGNYIITSVTFKLTKKNHQLHTQYGAIQQVLSERGITKPTPEELSDAIITIRESKLPNPNVLGNCGSFFKNPIVLKTDYEKLQQQYPEIPCYPVNETEVKVPAGWLIDRSGLKGYRKGDAGVHKHQALVLVNYGEATGEEILAVANYVKTQVREKFGIALEFEVNIF; the protein is encoded by the coding sequence ATGCAAATACCTAACACTTTTAACCTTAAAGTTCAAGCTGAAAAATATATTCCTATCCATAGTGAAAAGGAACTCATCAGTGCGTTACAAGAGTATCACAATCCATTTGTTTTAGGGGGTGGAAGCAATATGCTTCTCACTAAAAATATTACGCAACCTGTGTTTCACATTTTGCTTAAAGGCATTAGCACTGTAAAAGAAACTGATGAATACATATGGCTTAAAGCACAAGCAGGAGAGAATTGGCACCAATTTGTGCGTTATACTTTACAACAGGGCTATGGTGGACTTGAAAATCTTTCGCTGATCTACGGCAATGTAGGTACTACTCCTGTACAGAACATAGGGGCTTATGGGGTGGAAATAAAAGATGTGATGGAGAGTTGTGAGACTATTGAGATTCATACACTGCAAAAACGCATATTTACAAATGCAGAATGTGCTTTTGCTTATCGAGAATCTATTTTTAAGGGGAAAGAGAAGGGCAATTACATCATTACTTCGGTTACTTTTAAACTTACTAAAAAGAACCACCAATTGCATACGCAATACGGAGCTATTCAGCAAGTCCTTTCAGAGCGAGGAATTACTAAACCTACCCCCGAAGAGTTGTCCGATGCGATTATAACCATTCGCGAAAGTAAATTGCCTAACCCTAATGTTTTGGGTAATTGTGGCAGTTTCTTTAAAAACCCAATTGTTCTAAAAACTGATTACGAAAAGCTACAACAGCAATATCCTGAAATTCCTTGTTATCCAGTGAATGAAACCGAAGTGAAAGTGCCAGCAGGTTGGCTTATAGATCGCTCAGGACTCAAAGGTTATCGGAAAGGAGATGCAGGAGTGCACAAGCATCAAGCATTGGTATTGGTGAATTATGGTGAAGCTACGGGTGAGGAAATTTTAGCGGTGGCTAATTACGTAAAAACTCAAGTGCGAGAAAAGTTTGGTATTGCCTTAGAGTTTGAAGTGAATATATTTTAA
- a CDS encoding aldose epimerase family protein, translating to MKKEYHKEKLQTIVLSNKGGMEVTVLNFGGVISSIKVPIKGKKVECVLGFDTFEEYVSEAYRKEYPYLGAIIGRNAGRIKYGKVIIDGKEVQLNCNLGENQIHGGSVGFDSVFWDVVAVNRGDDNSSVTLQYVSKDGEEGYPGEVTVRVTYTLTSDNCLRIDYHGTTDAPTILNLTQHTYFNLNESNTDVLNNTLQIKADKYVPLEEGFFTPTGERPPVAGTRLDYRKGQKVYAHTDNSFVREITPEEVMATLTNGEGSLAMEVRTNHPVLHIYAGYYLPELQPPHRKTIGQSRGICFEAQGYADATKHPQFDNVVLRPKEEYNFFTEFKFMHLS from the coding sequence ATGAAAAAAGAATATCATAAAGAAAAATTACAAACTATTGTACTTTCTAATAAGGGAGGTATGGAAGTAACTGTACTTAATTTTGGTGGTGTGATTAGCTCTATTAAAGTGCCTATAAAGGGGAAAAAAGTAGAGTGTGTATTGGGATTCGACACGTTTGAAGAGTACGTAAGTGAGGCTTACCGCAAAGAGTATCCGTATCTTGGTGCGATTATAGGGCGTAACGCAGGTCGTATAAAGTACGGAAAAGTTATTATCGATGGCAAGGAAGTACAATTGAACTGCAATTTAGGAGAAAATCAAATACACGGAGGCTCAGTAGGCTTTGATAGTGTCTTTTGGGACGTAGTGGCAGTAAATAGGGGAGATGATAATTCTTCAGTAACCTTACAATATGTTTCTAAAGATGGCGAAGAGGGTTACCCAGGTGAGGTAACGGTGCGTGTAACCTATACGCTTACTTCCGATAACTGTTTGCGCATTGATTATCACGGCACCACCGATGCACCTACTATTTTAAATCTCACTCAGCATACGTATTTTAACCTCAATGAAAGCAATACCGATGTGCTTAACAATACCTTACAAATAAAAGCCGATAAGTACGTACCGTTAGAAGAAGGGTTCTTTACCCCTACAGGTGAACGCCCTCCTGTGGCTGGCACACGTTTGGATTACCGAAAAGGGCAAAAGGTATATGCTCATACTGATAACTCTTTTGTACGTGAGATTACCCCTGAGGAAGTAATGGCTACACTTACTAACGGAGAAGGTTCATTGGCAATGGAAGTGCGTACTAATCACCCTGTGTTGCATATCTATGCAGGATATTATTTACCTGAGTTGCAACCACCTCATCGCAAAACTATAGGGCAAAGCAGAGGGATTTGTTTTGAAGCACAAGGTTATGCCGATGCTACTAAACATCCACAGTTCGATAATGTAGTGTTAAGACCTAAAGAAGAATACAATTTCTTTACTGAATTTAAGTTTATGCACCTTTCGTAG
- a CDS encoding nucleoid-associated protein, with protein sequence MLNLYTTNIETLSIHRVGNLSKGEPLFLSEKPYALNDEIIGLLKEYFFKPFREKEENYFHLVHDTDVEFNELYQLVTPIFEDESSIHEQSKKIAQHLYNQSNHPHIKSGEVYVALLHDSYLDNEKVKAVGIFKSEMRNSFLQFEEQANQLEMIIQEGVNIHRLDKGCIIFNVNKEDGYKILSIDSNRYDTKYWLENFLNVDALIDDNFYTKKYLKFSQDFAKDVILPAEDKKEEVLFMNRAINYFAKNDDFEETSFMNEVFENPELIPEFKHYKVEKGPKYQIEDVSTFPIVNKAVSDVRKKIKNVIDLDTNIQIRMDFINPESVDKFIEKGWDEEKQMYYYLVYFNKEQKS encoded by the coding sequence ATGCTAAATTTATATACAACAAACATTGAAACACTTTCTATTCACAGGGTAGGTAATCTAAGCAAAGGAGAACCTCTATTCCTTTCAGAAAAACCATATGCACTAAACGATGAGATTATAGGGCTACTGAAAGAATACTTCTTTAAACCTTTCCGTGAAAAAGAAGAAAACTACTTTCACTTAGTACACGATACCGATGTTGAGTTCAATGAGCTTTACCAGCTGGTAACTCCTATTTTTGAGGACGAGAGCTCTATTCACGAGCAATCTAAGAAGATTGCGCAACACTTGTACAATCAGTCTAATCACCCACATATCAAAAGCGGAGAGGTGTATGTAGCGCTTCTTCACGATAGTTATTTAGATAATGAAAAGGTAAAAGCAGTAGGTATCTTCAAATCGGAGATGAGGAACAGCTTTTTGCAGTTTGAAGAACAGGCTAACCAGTTGGAGATGATTATCCAAGAGGGAGTGAACATTCACCGATTGGATAAAGGTTGTATTATCTTTAATGTGAATAAAGAGGACGGATACAAAATACTTTCCATCGATAGTAATCGTTACGACACTAAGTATTGGTTGGAGAACTTTCTAAATGTCGATGCGTTAATAGACGATAATTTCTATACTAAAAAGTACTTAAAATTCAGCCAAGACTTTGCCAAAGATGTAATCTTGCCTGCTGAAGATAAAAAAGAAGAGGTTTTGTTTATGAACCGTGCTATTAATTACTTCGCTAAGAATGATGATTTTGAAGAAACCTCGTTTATGAATGAAGTGTTTGAAAATCCTGAATTGATACCAGAGTTTAAGCACTACAAAGTAGAGAAAGGACCTAAGTACCAAATAGAAGATGTATCAACCTTTCCGATTGTTAATAAGGCTGTATCGGATGTGCGCAAAAAAATTAAAAATGTGATTGATTTAGACACTAATATCCAAATACGTATGGACTTTATCAATCCAGAATCAGTTGATAAGTTTATTGAGAAAGGTTGGGACGAAGAAAAACAAATGTATTACTATTTGGTGTACTTCAATAAAGAACAAAAAAGCTAA